A window of the Cellvibrio sp. pealriver genome harbors these coding sequences:
- a CDS encoding acyl-CoA dehydrogenase: MMLLLSLVAIWVLVALLTYRQVALAAASSIVLVAWLVLGAVTPAMLSPWLVVPLALVLVILNVAPIRRAILTKPVFGVLKKSMPPISATERDALEAGTTWWEKQLFSGKPDWDEFAQIALPQLTAAEQSFLDNEVNELCSLLDEWKIQNDLKDLPPEAWQYLKDKKFFGLIIPKEYGGLDFSPHAQSRIMSKIASRSGTAAVTAMVPNSLGPGELLVKYGTEEQRQRWLPGLANGTEIPCFGLTGPEAGSDAGSIPDTGIVCKGMHEGQEVIGLKLTFSKRWITLAPVATVVGLAFKLSDPEGLLGDPSKKEYGITCALIPAKHPGVEIGLRHNPGSPFMNGPIFGTDVFIPLDWIIGGAAMAGKGWRMLIECLGAGRGVSLPALSTASGEMNYRLVGAYARIRRQFNMEVGKFEGVQEASAEIAASGYALEAMRQLVTKGLETGAPSVMTAMAKYHATELMRKSVEHSMDIVGGRAIQKGPRNFLVASYHSVPVAITVEGANILTRSLMIFGQGAMRCHPFLFEEMQAMQLEDSAEGLKKFDKLFISHLGHICNNMLRTKVLGILGGRLSSVPANADDFSKRWYQRINLLSAALASMSDIALGILGGNLKRRELLSARLGDVHSQLFIACAILKFHSAHPRTRAEDAHAEYALTRALYIAQEALRDFADNFPQKWIAKMIRFVTMPFGNIVNKPNDNLIRELGDLIMEENPVRQMLAQYLYVSHDPQDAAGRVESTYQLLLSLGPVWHAFLKAKNSGKISGATTEELAKDAAAKNIIQPHDVAKVVEYDARRFDCLLTDAFEKL; encoded by the coding sequence ATGATGTTACTGCTTTCTCTCGTGGCGATATGGGTCTTGGTTGCGCTGCTGACCTACCGCCAAGTGGCGTTGGCCGCCGCTTCGTCCATCGTCCTTGTTGCTTGGTTGGTCTTGGGGGCTGTAACCCCGGCGATGCTCTCGCCCTGGCTGGTAGTACCTTTGGCCTTGGTACTGGTGATTTTGAATGTTGCGCCTATCCGCCGCGCGATACTCACCAAGCCCGTCTTTGGTGTGTTGAAAAAATCCATGCCGCCCATCAGTGCCACCGAGCGCGATGCACTGGAAGCCGGTACCACATGGTGGGAAAAGCAATTATTCAGCGGTAAACCCGATTGGGATGAGTTCGCGCAAATCGCCCTGCCGCAGCTCACCGCTGCCGAGCAGTCGTTTTTGGATAACGAGGTAAACGAGCTGTGTTCGTTGCTCGATGAGTGGAAAATCCAGAACGATCTGAAAGACCTGCCGCCCGAGGCGTGGCAGTACCTGAAAGATAAAAAATTCTTCGGCCTGATTATCCCCAAAGAATACGGCGGCCTGGATTTCAGCCCCCATGCGCAAAGCCGCATCATGAGCAAAATTGCCAGCCGCTCCGGTACAGCTGCCGTTACCGCGATGGTGCCCAACTCCCTTGGCCCAGGTGAGCTGTTGGTGAAATACGGCACCGAAGAGCAGCGCCAACGCTGGCTGCCCGGCCTTGCCAATGGTACTGAAATTCCCTGTTTTGGCCTGACTGGCCCAGAGGCGGGTTCCGATGCAGGCTCAATTCCCGATACCGGTATTGTGTGCAAAGGCATGCATGAAGGGCAGGAAGTCATCGGCCTCAAGCTCACTTTCAGCAAGCGCTGGATCACCCTTGCGCCAGTAGCCACGGTGGTTGGTTTGGCGTTCAAGCTGTCTGACCCTGAAGGTTTGCTGGGCGATCCATCCAAAAAAGAATACGGCATTACCTGTGCGCTGATCCCCGCTAAACACCCGGGTGTGGAAATCGGCCTGCGCCATAACCCCGGCTCGCCGTTTATGAACGGGCCGATTTTCGGTACCGATGTATTTATCCCGCTGGATTGGATTATTGGTGGCGCAGCCATGGCCGGTAAGGGCTGGCGCATGCTGATCGAATGCCTGGGTGCCGGTCGCGGTGTTTCATTGCCGGCGCTGTCTACTGCCAGCGGCGAAATGAACTATCGCCTTGTGGGTGCCTACGCGCGCATCCGCCGCCAGTTCAATATGGAAGTGGGCAAGTTTGAAGGTGTGCAAGAAGCCTCCGCTGAAATTGCCGCGAGTGGTTATGCACTGGAGGCGATGCGTCAGTTGGTCACCAAAGGTTTGGAGACCGGTGCGCCGTCAGTAATGACCGCGATGGCGAAATACCATGCAACTGAATTGATGCGGAAATCAGTTGAGCACTCAATGGACATTGTGGGTGGCCGCGCAATCCAGAAAGGCCCACGCAACTTTTTGGTGGCCTCTTATCACTCGGTGCCCGTGGCGATTACCGTAGAAGGCGCAAACATTTTGACCCGCTCGCTGATGATTTTTGGTCAGGGCGCAATGCGCTGCCATCCGTTTTTGTTTGAAGAAATGCAAGCCATGCAGCTGGAAGATTCAGCGGAAGGTTTGAAGAAGTTCGACAAATTGTTCATCAGTCATTTGGGCCACATTTGCAACAATATGCTGCGCACCAAAGTGCTCGGCATTCTCGGTGGCCGTTTAAGCAGCGTGCCTGCCAATGCCGATGATTTCAGTAAACGTTGGTATCAACGCATTAATTTGTTGAGCGCTGCGCTGGCATCCATGTCGGATATCGCACTGGGTATTTTGGGTGGCAATTTAAAACGTCGCGAGCTTTTGTCTGCGCGTTTGGGTGATGTGCACAGCCAATTATTTATCGCCTGTGCGATATTAAAATTCCACTCCGCGCATCCGCGCACCCGCGCAGAAGATGCCCATGCGGAATATGCATTGACGCGCGCGTTGTATATCGCACAAGAAGCGCTGCGCGATTTTGCTGATAACTTCCCGCAAAAATGGATCGCCAAAATGATCCGCTTTGTGACTATGCCGTTTGGCAATATTGTCAATAAACCCAACGATAATTTAATTCGTGAGTTGGGTGATTTGATTATGGAAGAAAATCCGGTGCGTCAAATGCTCGCGCAATATTTGTATGTGAGCCATGATCCACAAGACGCTGCAGGCCGCGTAGAAAGTACCTACCAATTGCTGCTGTCATTAGGGCCTGTGTGGCATGCGTTTCTCAAAGCCAAAAACAGCGGAAAAATTTCCGGTGCAACAACGGAAGAATTGGCAAAAGATGCGGCGGCAAAAAATATTATCCAACCGCACGATGTTGCTAAAGTGGTGGAATACGATGCGCGCCGCTTCGATTGCTTGTTAACCGATGCATTTGAGAAGTTGTAA
- a CDS encoding GGDEF domain-containing protein, with translation MNDKSFNSALLVAILLTLVAVFAQQFFPQKRFTVWPNSDINVYFYSSAQGNSAGDNAPAAFWLDQDQSIWRCNYPHITNSDYFACSFNALFEKALDTGIDLSGYTHLNLKLRYTGSAHRLRVYIRNFDPAYSNTQDANSTKFNYINLHTGDLENELHIGLDEFSVADWWLTDYDIPRELSRPDMHNAMTLGIDYVEGMEPGNHDMQIEKIEFAGEWISAEHWYLLILFCWMLGIFFYAIIKLIQLNKQSKHDVSIIHQLSDKNARLQLEKDKFRHLSTVDALTQTYNRFGIDNIISSLISLHKNSDKRRALPDFALMLIDIDHFKRINDRRGHDAGDRVLRNIAAIINQHINQHDFLGRWGGEEFIVIMPDATKETAFILAEKIRVLINETLFEQHNPLCVTISVGVSEKRDNEDFATCFKRVDNALYAAKTQGRNCCVMATDNLPV, from the coding sequence ATGAATGACAAGAGTTTTAACTCCGCGCTGTTAGTAGCCATCCTGCTCACGCTGGTAGCGGTGTTTGCGCAACAATTTTTTCCGCAAAAGCGCTTTACCGTCTGGCCCAACTCAGACATCAATGTATATTTTTACTCTTCTGCGCAGGGCAACAGTGCGGGTGATAATGCGCCAGCAGCGTTTTGGCTCGATCAAGACCAGAGTATCTGGCGCTGCAATTACCCTCATATCACCAACAGCGACTATTTTGCTTGCAGTTTTAACGCGCTGTTTGAAAAAGCACTCGATACCGGCATCGATCTTTCCGGTTACACACATTTGAACCTGAAACTCCGCTACACCGGCAGTGCGCACCGGTTGCGCGTGTATATCCGCAATTTTGATCCGGCGTATTCCAACACCCAAGATGCTAACAGCACCAAATTCAACTACATCAATCTTCACACCGGCGATCTGGAAAATGAATTACACATAGGCTTGGATGAATTTTCTGTTGCTGACTGGTGGTTAACGGATTACGACATACCGCGCGAGTTATCGCGCCCGGATATGCACAATGCAATGACATTGGGTATCGATTATGTCGAAGGCATGGAACCGGGCAACCACGACATGCAAATTGAAAAAATCGAATTTGCAGGCGAGTGGATTTCTGCCGAACACTGGTATTTGCTCATTCTTTTCTGTTGGATGCTGGGCATTTTTTTCTATGCCATTATCAAGTTGATCCAGCTCAATAAACAAAGCAAGCACGATGTCAGCATCATTCACCAACTCAGCGATAAAAATGCGCGTTTGCAGTTAGAAAAAGATAAATTCCGCCACCTCTCCACGGTGGATGCACTCACACAAACCTATAACCGTTTTGGAATCGACAACATTATTAGTTCGTTAATCAGCCTTCATAAAAATTCCGACAAACGGCGAGCACTGCCTGATTTTGCATTAATGCTGATTGATATAGATCATTTCAAACGGATTAACGATAGGCGCGGGCACGATGCTGGTGACCGGGTCTTAAGAAATATTGCAGCGATTATTAACCAACACATTAATCAACACGATTTTCTGGGGCGTTGGGGCGGCGAAGAATTTATCGTCATCATGCCGGACGCTACCAAAGAAACGGCGTTCATTCTGGCGGAGAAAATTCGGGTATTGATTAATGAAACCCTATTTGAGCAGCACAACCCCTTGTGCGTTACTATTAGTGTTGGCGTGAGCGAAAAACGGGACAATGAGGATTTTGCCACCTGTTTCAAACGGGTAGACAACGCACTCTACGCCGCGAAAACCCAAGGGCGGAATTGTTGCGTGATGGCAACAGATAATTTACCGGTTTAA
- a CDS encoding glycosyltransferase family 2 protein: MAPPISTIIVNYNAGPGLVACIRSVIDQVSDVVLVDNASRDNSIALVEAQFAGDARVRIIRNTANLGFAAACNIGARAAQHPYWFFLNPDCICGNNSVAELFEELTRNPKAGMVGGLLLNPDGSEQAGGRRLTPTPSRTLVRAFGLQALAKRWPSLLVDFNLHQQPLPDSPITVEAISGACMLVKPEAIAQVGLWDVGYFLHCEDLDWCMRFIRAGWDILFVPSAPITHDQGTCSKSRPLFVEWHKHKGMSRFYLKFFHTAPALPLLALVLVAIWARFALIALRSLIRRR, translated from the coding sequence GTGGCACCTCCCATCTCCACCATCATCGTCAATTACAACGCCGGGCCGGGTTTAGTGGCCTGCATCCGGTCTGTTATCGATCAGGTGAGCGACGTGGTTCTGGTGGATAACGCCTCACGCGATAACAGCATCGCATTGGTTGAAGCGCAGTTTGCGGGCGATGCGCGCGTGCGGATTATCCGCAATACCGCCAACCTCGGTTTTGCCGCAGCCTGCAATATAGGTGCACGCGCAGCGCAGCACCCTTACTGGTTTTTCCTCAACCCCGATTGCATTTGTGGCAACAACAGCGTTGCCGAACTCTTTGAGGAGCTCACCCGTAATCCCAAGGCAGGCATGGTGGGCGGTTTGTTATTGAACCCCGATGGCAGCGAACAAGCCGGCGGCCGCCGTTTGACACCGACCCCAAGCCGCACGCTGGTACGCGCATTTGGTTTGCAAGCGCTCGCCAAGCGCTGGCCATCGCTGTTGGTGGATTTTAACCTGCACCAGCAACCACTGCCCGACAGCCCTATCACCGTCGAGGCGATTTCCGGCGCATGCATGCTGGTTAAACCCGAGGCAATTGCGCAGGTCGGTCTGTGGGATGTAGGGTATTTTTTGCACTGTGAAGATCTGGATTGGTGCATGCGCTTTATCCGCGCCGGCTGGGACATTCTCTTTGTGCCTTCAGCACCCATCACCCACGATCAAGGCACTTGCAGCAAATCGCGCCCACTGTTTGTGGAATGGCACAAGCACAAAGGCATGAGCCGTTTTTATCTTAAATTTTTTCACACCGCTCCTGCGCTGCCACTACTGGCGTTGGTGTTAGTTGCCATCTGGGCACGATTTGCGCTGATCGCACTGCGCAGCCTTATTCGCAGGCGTTGA
- a CDS encoding GspE/PulE family protein, translating to MDKLIGEMLIERGLVQPDDIKKALQLQQSVGGRIGAGLVRMGAIAEEQLLEVLSQQLEIPVVQSGKGLPDASALYSFIQQSRLDINWCIDNRVLIWSPAEQQLHYTGRDPLSPFVRDVLAYHYPEFAIQPCLLSSHSLDILIDYLRKELNAERFFSEGSETKGLRELAEEAPVVELVNNIFSKAVAFNASDIHLDPQEEVFRVRLRVDGVLQTHLEQPIDRYPAVASRVKLISEIDIAERRLPQDGRITTRVNGREMDVRVSTLPGVHGESIVMRLLPKDRKELSLATLGLEQDHLDLVGSLMQEANGIVLVTGPTGSGKSTTLYAALQEATDGTRKILTVEDPVEYQLPGITQVQAHAEIGYTFAKALRAFLRQDPDVIMVGEIRDLETAQIAIQSALTGHLVLSTLHTNDSLSAFTRLIDMGVEPFLVAAPIKAVQAQRLVRKVCKHCAKPTQVPESISAEFAKLERGFLGEHFVPIWMEAVGCAACNHTGYSGRMGVYEIVPISPELHDMIIANTPVTEMRKLARRQGHRSMYQDGLIKAAKGLTTVEEVMRATNIDADSE from the coding sequence GTGGATAAACTGATTGGCGAAATGCTCATCGAGCGCGGACTGGTTCAGCCCGACGACATCAAAAAAGCCCTGCAATTACAGCAGTCGGTGGGTGGGCGTATTGGTGCCGGTTTGGTGCGTATGGGCGCAATCGCCGAGGAGCAGTTGCTTGAAGTCTTGTCGCAGCAACTGGAAATTCCGGTGGTGCAATCCGGTAAGGGTTTGCCCGATGCCAGCGCGCTCTACAGTTTTATCCAGCAGTCCCGCTTGGACATCAATTGGTGTATCGATAACCGCGTATTGATCTGGAGCCCGGCCGAACAGCAATTGCATTACACCGGTCGCGATCCGCTTTCCCCGTTTGTGCGCGATGTACTCGCCTATCACTATCCGGAATTCGCCATTCAGCCTTGCCTGTTATCCAGCCACAGTCTGGACATCCTGATCGATTATTTGCGCAAAGAGCTCAATGCCGAGCGCTTTTTCTCGGAAGGCAGCGAAACCAAAGGCCTGCGCGAACTTGCAGAAGAAGCACCGGTAGTCGAGTTGGTAAACAACATTTTCTCCAAAGCCGTGGCCTTTAACGCCTCGGATATCCACCTTGATCCGCAGGAAGAAGTCTTCCGCGTGCGCTTGCGTGTGGATGGTGTATTGCAAACTCATCTGGAGCAGCCGATTGACCGCTACCCGGCGGTGGCCTCGCGGGTAAAGCTTATTTCGGAAATTGATATCGCCGAGCGCCGCCTGCCGCAAGATGGCCGTATCACCACCCGCGTCAACGGCCGCGAGATGGATGTGCGCGTGTCTACTTTGCCCGGTGTGCACGGTGAATCCATCGTTATGCGTCTGTTGCCTAAAGATCGCAAAGAGCTGTCGCTTGCTACCTTGGGATTGGAGCAGGACCATCTGGATCTGGTGGGCTCGCTGATGCAGGAAGCGAACGGGATTGTATTGGTAACCGGGCCGACCGGTTCCGGTAAATCCACCACGCTCTACGCTGCCCTGCAGGAAGCGACTGACGGCACACGCAAAATCCTCACTGTGGAAGATCCGGTCGAATACCAGTTGCCGGGCATCACCCAGGTACAAGCTCATGCCGAAATTGGCTACACCTTTGCCAAAGCCCTGCGCGCGTTCTTGCGTCAGGACCCGGATGTGATCATGGTGGGTGAGATCCGCGATCTGGAAACCGCGCAAATTGCGATCCAGTCAGCACTCACCGGCCACCTGGTGTTATCCACTTTGCACACCAACGATTCGCTTTCCGCGTTCACTCGTTTGATCGATATGGGCGTTGAGCCATTTCTGGTGGCTGCGCCTATCAAGGCCGTACAAGCCCAGCGCTTGGTGCGCAAAGTCTGTAAACACTGCGCCAAACCAACGCAGGTTCCGGAATCGATCAGTGCCGAATTTGCCAAGCTTGAGCGCGGCTTTCTTGGCGAGCATTTTGTACCGATCTGGATGGAAGCTGTCGGTTGCGCCGCCTGTAACCACACTGGCTACTCCGGCCGTATGGGGGTGTACGAGATAGTCCCGATTTCGCCGGAGCTGCACGACATGATTATCGCCAACACGCCAGTGACCGAAATGCGCAAACTGGCGCGCAGGCAAGGCCATAGATCCATGTATCAGGACGGCTTGATCAAAGCCGCCAAAGGCCTGACCACGGTAGAAGAAGTCATGCGGGCAACCAATATTGATGCGGATTCCGAGTAG
- a CDS encoding type II secretion system F family protein, which translates to MQFSYKALDQQQSVISGVIEATDEREAARLIREKNLQPLTVAPHEESSGNIRKKLGREEITVSLFELTTMLESGVSIAEALQSLQEADSHPQLRKFYRSASEQLQRGASFGQALRAADLKLPPYFIQLVEAGEASGQLGQTMRRGVEQMEYDLSVVNELRNALIYPAVLVLTGISAVALIFIFVVPKFANLMDGKQELPMLATAVLSTGLWLNENFYWVAAAVVVLGAMLAMQFAKPEVRQTLLDKMSGLPVFGRWLAESDIARWSSVMSAMLSSHIELTRALDLARASVKNSRRNKALLAALNAVQSGGSLSKALQDNQILNATAYNLIRAGEKTGRLAEMLQAVAKIYENSGKNRMKRLLLLIEPLAIVFIGIAVGVIILGLIQAITSVNDVAI; encoded by the coding sequence ATGCAATTTAGTTACAAAGCCCTCGACCAGCAGCAATCGGTGATCAGCGGTGTTATCGAAGCCACTGACGAACGCGAAGCTGCGCGCCTGATCCGCGAGAAAAACCTGCAACCCCTGACGGTGGCACCCCATGAGGAGTCCTCAGGGAATATCCGCAAAAAACTCGGGCGTGAGGAAATTACCGTCTCCCTGTTCGAGTTGACCACCATGCTCGAATCGGGCGTTTCCATTGCCGAAGCCCTGCAGTCGCTGCAGGAGGCGGATTCCCACCCGCAGCTGCGCAAATTTTATCGCTCAGCGTCAGAGCAGCTTCAACGAGGAGCCAGTTTTGGGCAGGCGCTACGTGCGGCAGATCTAAAATTACCGCCGTATTTCATTCAATTGGTTGAGGCGGGCGAAGCATCCGGGCAGTTGGGGCAGACCATGCGCCGCGGTGTGGAGCAAATGGAATATGACCTGTCGGTGGTCAATGAACTGCGCAATGCGCTGATTTACCCGGCGGTATTGGTGCTCACCGGTATCAGCGCTGTGGCACTTATCTTTATTTTTGTAGTCCCAAAGTTCGCCAATTTGATGGATGGCAAGCAAGAGTTGCCGATGCTGGCGACGGCAGTGCTATCGACGGGCTTGTGGCTCAATGAAAACTTCTATTGGGTTGCGGCAGCGGTCGTGGTGCTGGGTGCAATGTTGGCGATGCAGTTTGCAAAACCCGAAGTGCGCCAGACACTGTTGGATAAAATGTCCGGCCTGCCAGTGTTTGGTCGCTGGCTGGCCGAATCCGATATCGCCCGCTGGTCATCGGTCATGAGTGCCATGCTCTCCAGCCACATTGAACTCACGCGGGCATTGGATTTGGCGCGCGCCAGCGTCAAAAATTCGCGCCGCAACAAAGCTCTGCTGGCGGCGTTGAATGCCGTGCAATCCGGCGGCAGTTTGTCCAAGGCGTTGCAGGACAACCAAATCCTGAATGCCACCGCCTACAACCTGATCCGCGCGGGCGAAAAAACCGGCCGTCTTGCCGAGATGCTGCAAGCCGTCGCCAAAATTTATGAAAACTCCGGCAAAAACCGGATGAAACGCTTGTTGTTGTTAATCGAACCCTTGGCGATTGTGTTTATCGGGATTGCCGTGGGGGTGATTATTCTGGGGTTAATCCAGGCGATCACCAGCGTTAACGACGTAGCTATTTAA
- the gspG gene encoding type II secretion system major pseudopilin GspG, producing the protein MRNTHTRQRGFTMIELLVVLVILGLLAGLVGPKMFGKVDSAKVKTVETQLKLLKSALQTYRLDMGEYPSTQEGLGAIIRSPDSARAQQNWKGPYLDEEIPLDPWGTAYQYRREKNGLQDFTLYSLGADAKPGGEGLDADIGLATK; encoded by the coding sequence ATGCGTAATACACACACTCGCCAACGCGGCTTCACCATGATCGAACTCTTGGTGGTACTGGTTATCCTTGGTCTGCTGGCGGGTCTCGTCGGCCCCAAAATGTTTGGCAAGGTCGATAGCGCCAAAGTCAAAACCGTGGAAACCCAGCTCAAATTGCTGAAATCGGCGTTGCAAACCTATCGCCTGGATATGGGCGAATACCCCAGCACCCAAGAGGGCTTGGGCGCGATTATCCGCTCGCCCGACAGCGCGCGCGCCCAGCAAAACTGGAAAGGGCCTTATCTGGATGAAGAAATTCCGCTCGATCCATGGGGAACTGCCTACCAATATCGTCGCGAAAAAAATGGCCTGCAGGATTTCACCCTCTATTCATTGGGTGCCGATGCCAAACCCGGCGGTGAAGGTCTGGATGCCGACATAGGTTTGGCGACCAAATAA
- a CDS encoding Tfp pilus assembly protein FimT/FimU, with amino-acid sequence MNPRAGFTLIELLVVLMILGLTSALVLPRLPAIYEQFQDKSDQERVAQLLSSLPLKAYTRQQTITLKPEDALQVLRNEGLQLDGQLKLHLKQPITYQPNGVCLGGQMDVELNGITRRLQLDPPYCEPREQ; translated from the coding sequence ATGAACCCGCGCGCCGGATTTACCCTTATCGAATTGTTGGTGGTACTGATGATTCTCGGGCTCACCAGCGCGCTGGTGCTGCCGCGCTTGCCTGCCATTTATGAGCAATTTCAAGATAAGTCCGATCAGGAGCGCGTCGCGCAGCTACTTTCATCGCTCCCGTTAAAAGCCTATACCCGCCAGCAAACCATCACCCTCAAACCAGAAGATGCGCTGCAAGTCTTGCGCAACGAAGGTTTGCAGCTGGATGGCCAGCTCAAGCTGCATCTCAAACAACCCATCACTTATCAACCGAATGGTGTTTGTCTGGGTGGTCAAATGGATGTCGAGCTCAACGGCATCACCCGCCGCTTACAGCTAGACCCGCCTTACTGCGAGCCGCGTGAACAATGA
- a CDS encoding type II secretion system protein J, with translation MTRQRATIPKSSRGFTLVEAMVALVIFSMAAMGIYSWINTNLISLNRVAVVAESEFVVNSAIERLKLVDLRSETEGSFNVAGYDVQWRAELVEPWRQGRTPQGAIGLYDLGLYNLTLDLFKENRLATSYQYRQTVYHQAREFKIEGDDDF, from the coding sequence ATGACCAGGCAGCGCGCAACAATACCCAAATCCTCTCGCGGTTTTACGCTGGTCGAGGCCATGGTCGCACTGGTGATTTTCTCCATGGCGGCGATGGGTATTTACAGTTGGATCAATACCAATCTCATCTCCCTCAATCGCGTCGCCGTGGTGGCAGAATCAGAATTTGTGGTGAATTCGGCTATCGAACGTCTGAAATTGGTGGATTTGCGCAGCGAAACCGAGGGCTCGTTTAATGTCGCGGGCTACGATGTGCAGTGGCGTGCGGAATTAGTGGAGCCCTGGCGGCAAGGGCGCACCCCGCAAGGTGCTATCGGCCTCTACGATTTAGGCTTGTACAACCTGACGTTGGATCTATTCAAAGAGAACCGCTTGGCTACTAGCTATCAATATCGGCAAACCGTTTATCACCAAGCGCGCGAATTCAAAATTGAGGGCGATGATGACTTCTAA
- a CDS encoding prepilin-type N-terminal cleavage/methylation domain-containing protein encodes MMTSNRLHKQRAFTLIEMLVVMIIVAMVVTLIVQGFGYTLGVYQRVVSKQSNAYQQAFAYRWFTGSLQTPIAMRPKDRGLQGDANQLSTYSYQPLLAQQGIKTLIVWELLDNGGELQLAYREAGQQFPVQRWPGASGYFEYLSEQGQWLPRWPEEKREIQPLPKAVRLVVSRGDEVFNYVAVNTMRLRAEVTMDEVMYGRD; translated from the coding sequence ATGATGACTTCTAATCGCCTCCATAAACAACGTGCGTTTACGCTGATTGAAATGTTAGTGGTGATGATTATTGTCGCCATGGTAGTCACTTTGATTGTGCAGGGGTTTGGCTACACTCTGGGTGTTTACCAGCGGGTGGTGAGTAAACAGAGTAATGCTTACCAGCAGGCATTCGCCTATCGCTGGTTTACCGGAAGCTTGCAAACACCAATTGCTATGCGCCCTAAAGACAGGGGTTTGCAGGGCGATGCCAACCAATTAAGTACTTATAGTTATCAGCCTTTACTGGCGCAGCAGGGGATAAAAACCTTGATTGTCTGGGAATTGCTCGACAACGGCGGTGAGTTGCAGCTGGCTTATCGGGAAGCTGGCCAGCAGTTTCCAGTACAGCGTTGGCCTGGTGCCAGCGGGTACTTTGAATATCTAAGTGAACAAGGTCAGTGGTTACCTCGTTGGCCAGAGGAAAAAAGGGAAATACAGCCACTCCCCAAAGCCGTCCGCTTGGTGGTGAGCCGCGGCGATGAAGTCTTCAACTATGTTGCTGTGAACACCATGCGCCTGCGTGCTGAAGTCACTATGGATGAGGTGATGTATGGCCGCGATTAA
- a CDS encoding general secretion pathway protein GspK translates to MAAIKPLQRQQGFILAATLWVLAIMFIAVGIFHAYVQNKLQLATQAKANLQQQLDAYSTSQTVLYLLAGSRMTRSGLTFALQDESAYITEDGLLITDPVGDEMLLDGTDYKGLGDSFFSIQDLSGLIAINVPEPYDLVNMIEKVEPNPVTRAQLISRLQDYIDLNEQVRLSGAEKEDYLRAGLALPTNDYLRSESELYRVLGWQQWLESHPQFRWQEWLSARRDSVMNLNVLPKSLLMGYLGLNEETANLLMQERVTNPFRTVEDFVARTGLPMNLEEEKYRFFPSNEYRLRFWGRGGQAEVISLQLTPNGIFGPWQINYRYSVQRVNENNELSPPAMALEQTSLFGHALGDNR, encoded by the coding sequence ATGGCCGCGATTAAACCCTTGCAGCGCCAGCAGGGGTTTATCCTTGCTGCCACCCTGTGGGTACTGGCGATCATGTTTATCGCTGTCGGTATTTTTCATGCCTATGTGCAAAACAAACTGCAATTGGCTACCCAAGCTAAAGCCAATCTACAGCAGCAATTGGATGCGTATTCAACATCGCAAACGGTGCTGTATCTCCTCGCTGGCTCACGCATGACCCGCTCGGGTTTAACCTTTGCGCTACAGGATGAATCGGCTTACATAACAGAAGATGGACTGCTGATTACTGACCCCGTGGGCGATGAAATGCTATTGGATGGCACCGACTATAAAGGGCTTGGCGATAGCTTTTTTAGTATTCAGGATCTCTCGGGGTTAATCGCTATCAATGTGCCAGAGCCTTATGACTTGGTGAACATGATTGAAAAAGTTGAGCCGAACCCTGTAACTCGTGCGCAATTAATCAGCCGACTGCAAGACTATATCGACTTGAATGAGCAGGTCAGGCTTTCCGGCGCAGAGAAAGAGGATTATTTACGCGCAGGCTTGGCGCTGCCCACTAATGACTATTTGCGCTCCGAATCGGAGCTTTATCGTGTGTTGGGCTGGCAGCAATGGCTGGAGTCGCATCCGCAATTTCGTTGGCAGGAATGGTTGAGTGCGCGCCGCGATTCGGTTATGAATTTGAATGTCCTGCCAAAAAGCTTACTCATGGGATATTTGGGATTAAACGAGGAGACAGCCAATCTCTTGATGCAAGAGCGAGTGACTAATCCATTCCGCACAGTAGAGGATTTTGTCGCCCGCACTGGTTTGCCGATGAATCTGGAAGAGGAAAAATACCGTTTTTTTCCATCCAATGAATACCGTTTGCGCTTTTGGGGGAGGGGGGGACAAGCCGAAGTGATTAGCCTACAATTGACGCCCAACGGCATATTTGGCCCTTGGCAAATCAACTACCGGTATAGTGTCCAGCGTGTTAATGAAAATAACGAACTTTCTCCCCCGGCAATGGCGCTTGAGCAAACCAGTCTCTTTGGTCACGCCTTGGGTGATAACCGCTGA